Proteins encoded in a region of the Podospora pseudopauciseta strain CBS 411.78 chromosome 6, whole genome shotgun sequence genome:
- a CDS encoding hypothetical protein (CAZy:AA3; EggNog:ENOG503NX66; COG:E), which translates to MGEKDHYQYDALTSASVVGSGPLGATFAKILVNDGHTVLMVEAGAEESKKRGEHKKNAVRFQKDIDSFVHLIKGSLQLTSVPTDESVVHSGKLTAANREGKQVQHGQNPYQDPALNLGLNAVARNVGGMSTHWTCSTPRQHLRERSPLLQNEWERLYSEAEKLIETHTDVLEGSIRQDMVKQILNDHFEGEKDKNGDQKPAAFALPLAAKREGSEFITWSSSYTVLEKIKPEFSKKLELRSEWLCEKLTIIKNTKDASEDAGIVENAKVRSLLTNQLDEVKARVYIICGGPILTPQLLFNSGFWTGETTTKTKTWTKVGPNSVSHCVERLSDKEVVEPFLELPALGHYLTEQTMCFCQVVLDRRWIKAVYGAHPYPKDDPKNDGWDSLRKEKWDEKIKKHLETLKGCYPQDKLPFPFNDRDPQVTLPVSEKQPWHTQIHRDAFSYGAVPPNIDKRTIVDLRFFGPVEPTKDNCVKFTTKVKDAYGMPQPTFFYRLGDADRELTHQMMKHMEEVAGVLGGYLPGSEPQFMENGLALHVCGTTRAGEKKDDSCCNKFSQIHGVNNLFVGGLNFIPGKNASNPTLTAMCFAIKAAQDISLRLGAEKKEREKEEGEEEESEEEEGKVE; encoded by the exons ATGGGCGAGAAGGATCACTACCAGTACGATGCTCTAA CTTCTGCTTCAGTTGTGGGCTCCGGCCCCCTTGGTGCCACGTTTGCCAAGATCCTAGTGAATGATGGGCACACGGTGCTCATGGTCGAGGCTGGCGCAGA GGAGAGTAAAAAACGCGGAGAGCACAAGAAGAATGCTGTACGCTTTCAAAAAGATATTGACTCCTTTGTCCA CCTGATAAAGGGAAGTTTGCAACTAACTTCGGTGCCAACCGATGAATCG GTAGTGCACTCGGGGAAGCTAACAGCAGCAAACAGAGAAGGAAAACAAGTGCAACATGGCCAGAATCCTTATCAGGACCCTGCCTTAAACCTTGGCCTCAATGCTGTGGCCAGGAATGTAGGGGGCATGTCAACCCA CTGGACTTGTTCAACTCCCCGACAGCATCTAAGGGAACGTTCTCCACTTCTCCAGAACGAATGGGAGAGGCTGTATAGCGAAGCAGAGAAGCTGATTGAAACACATACCGACGTCCTTGAGGGTTCAATCCGCCAAGACATGGTCAAGCAGATCCTGAATGATCATTTCgaaggagaaaaagacaAGAATGGAGACCAGAAACCCGCGGCATTCGCACTCCCTCTTGCGGCCAAGCGAGAGGGCTCTGAGTTTATCACCTGGTCTTCGTCGTATACAGTCCTTGAGAAGATTAAGCCCGAGTTCAGCAAAAAGCTCGAGTTGAGAAGTGAGTGGCTCTGCGAGAagctcaccatcatcaagaacacAAAGGATGCCAGTGAAGATGCAGGGATCGTGGAGAATGCCAAGGTCCGCTCGCTACTGACCAACCAGCTGGACGAAGTGAAAGCCAGGGTATACATCATTTGCGGTGGACCTATACTCACTCCACAGTTGCTATTCAATTCGGGGTTTTGGACGGGCGAGACTACTACTAAGACCAAGACATGGACCAAGGTTGGCCCCAACTCCGTATCTCATTGTGTCGAGAGGCTTAGCGACAAGGAGGTAGTAGAACCCTTCCTCGAGCTTCCAGCTCTG GGTCACTACCTCACCGAGCAAACCATGTGCTTTTGCCAAGTTGTTCTGGATAGGCGCTGGATCAAGGCAGTCTACGGCGCTCACCCATACCCAAAGGATGACCCGAAAAACGACGGTTGGGACTCGCTCAGGAAGGAAAAATGGGAtgagaagatcaagaagcaTTTGGAGACTCTAAAAGGCTGTTACCCTCAGGATAAGTTACCATTTCCTTTTAATGATCGGGATCCTCAAGTCACGCTCCCCGTTTCCGAGAAACAACCGTGGCACACCCAGATACATCGGGATGCCTTCTCTTACGGCGCAGTGCCCCCGAACATCGACAAGCGGACCATTGTGGATTTGCGCTTCTTTGGCCCAGTGGAACCAACAAAGGACAATTGCGTCAAGTTTACAACAAAGGTCAAGGATGCCTACGGGATGCCGCAACCTACCTTCTTCTACCGCCTCGGCGACGCAGACCGGGAACTTACTCATCAGATGATGAAGCATATGGAAGAGGTTGCTGGGGTTCTAGGTGGCTATCTCCCTGGCTCGGAGCCGCAGTTCATGGAAAATGGCCTAGCGCTCCACGTTTGCGGCACCACCAGGGCCGGAGAGAAAAAGGACGATTCATGCTGCAACAAGTTCTCCCAGATCCATGGtgtcaacaacctcttcgTGGGGGGCCTGAATTTCATCCCCGGCAAGAACGCATCGAATCCCACTTTGACAGCGATGTGTTTTGCTATCAAAGCGGCCCAGGATATCTCGCTTCGTCTGGgagccgagaagaaggagagggaaaaggaggagggcgaggaggaagagagcgaagaggaggaggggaaggtggagtag
- a CDS encoding hypothetical protein (EggNog:ENOG503P1AT), with amino-acid sequence MTAKEWPRDVVDDQNFTVIHELAAKRLDGQSGLDSLLVSSREGVTRLYYEDGRWKKELIGRGEPKREDQKDNSTTPGSGDHWGTGGADIGRVGSDRYAYVATIDPFHSTKVCVYTKHDDPTHRGSKWKRHVLDTYGTPTQQKHWGDGPGHYVTCADIDGDGVDEILLSMFGPLDRNDDGSLKAAKGILCYKPIHLEDGVFAKWHPIVESSGRCDVGNFYGNGKRDIVSISYSVKDYYQELHPAMRLYKNLTRDDLQTISVSCQRPTNSIFGTVWETISGKETEKDARTDAGKEIMVYLPDPVNISNRAPAGLIKQDLIEVADIEISVEVHPSGREVKAEANEGIKVLYGSLADAKDQKVKRTPFGTNRFPDKESLKPPRPEQQPSKKEPASPSVYTFTADQCSGAIILRLTPTDTTDTFKTYRKATDVDDKVQTLFDLGNFGLETPKLKFSKVEKLWWGEEFTNVEFYNLTGFHFRFLETKQHVAHMQFWIAGPKVDARLHDHTDQAFRELHTCLSQGTPQEQVSGTAKQGGMVAPRKEYYSKSFEDVKKLEEKLNEGAFDYCALMPLEEHGKIWHTLNDGRTIYRKNGTVSYPAHAWRAGVGNAGENVDVWMALEFDARV; translated from the exons ATGACCGC GAAGGAATGGCCGCGTGACGTGGTAGACGACCAGAACTTCACTGTGATTCACGAACTCGCGGCCAAAAG GTTGGACGGCCAATCTGGCTTAGATTCCCTCCTTGTTTCTTCCAGAGAGGGCGTCACAAGACTGTATTACGAAGACGGCCGTTGGAAGAAAGAGCTTATCGGTAGGGGCGAACCGAAGAGAGAAGACCAGAAAGACAACTCCACCACTCCCGGGTCGGGAGATCACTGGGGCACTGGTGGCGCCGACATTGGTAGAGTCGGCAGTGACCGGTATGCCTATGTCGCCACCATCGACCCCTTTCATTCCACAAAAGTCTGTGTCTACACCAAGCACGACGATCCAACTCATCGAGGGTCGAAGTGGAAGCGCCATGTTCTCGACACCTACGGAACACCGACGCAGCAGAAGCATTGGGGAGATGGTCCTGGTCACTATGTGACATGCGCTGATATAGATG GTGACGGCGTCGATGAGATCCTCCTTAGCATGTTTGGGCCGCTCGATCGGAATGATGATGGGTCACTCAAGGCTGCAA AGGGCATATTGTGCTATAAGCCCATTCACCTCGAAGATGGCGTCTTCGCGAAATGGCATCCTATCGTAGAATCCTCTGGAAGATGCGATGTCGG AAACTTTTACGGTAATGGAAAGCGCGATATCGTCTCAATCAGCTATAGCGTCAAAGATTACTACCAGGAACTGCATCCGGCAATGAGACTCTACAAGAATCTAACAAGGGACGACCTGCAAACGATCTCCGTCAGTTGCCAGAGACCGACGAACTCCATCTTTGGAACGGTATGGGAGACGATTTCAGGAAAAGAGACCGAAAAAGACGCGCGGACAGACGCCGGGAAAGAGATCATGGTTTACCTTCCGGACCCCGTCAACATCAGCAATCGCGCTCCCGCCGGCCTGATCAAACAGGACCTGATCGAAGTCGCCGACATTGAAATCAGCGTCGAGGTCCACCCCAGCGGCCGAGAGGTGAAAGCCGAGGCAAATGAGGGCATCAAGGTTTTGTACGGGAGCCTGGCCGATGCGAAGGATCAGAAAGTGAAACGGACACCTTTCGGGACCAACCGATTCCCAGACAAGGAGTCGCTGAAACCTCCCAGACCTGAGCAACAACCCTCAAAGAAAGAACCGGCCAGCCCATCAGTTTACACTTTCACAGCAGATCAATGCTCGGGCGCCATAATCCTCCGCCTGACGCCGACCGACACGACCGACACATTCAAAACTTACCGGAAAGCAACAGACGTCGACGACAAGGTCCAGACTCTTTTCGATCTCGGCAACTTTGGACTAGAGACCCCGAAACTGAAGTTTTCCAAGGTCGAGAAGCTCTGGTGGGGAGAGGAGTTCACCAACGTGGAATTTTACAATCTGACAGGATTTCACTTTCGTTTCCTCGAGACCAAGCAACATGTTGCGCATATGCAGTTCTGGATTGCAG GCCCAAAAGTAGATGCTAGGCTTCATGATCACACCGATCAAGCTTTCAGGGAACTTCACACTTGCCTGTCTCAAGGAACACCACAGGAACAAGTCTCTGGTACTGCTAAGCAGGGCGGGATGGTGGCTCCCAGGAAGGAATACTACAGCAAGTCCTTTGAGGACGTGAAGAAGCTTGAGGAGAAGTTGAACGAGGGGGCATTCGATTACTGCGCGCTGATGCCCCTCGAGGAGCATGGTAAGATCTGGCATACGCTTAACGACGGACGAACAATTTACCGTAAGAATGGGACGGTGTCGTACCCGGCTCATGCCTGGAGAGCTGGTGTGGGAAACGCGGGGGAGAATGTAGATGTCTGGATGGCCCTCGAATTTGATGCCCGGGTCTGA